The proteins below come from a single Treponema phagedenis genomic window:
- a CDS encoding transposase has product MSIPQSIKQFRPTQFGAVEIRFIGNYYYVYQVSSKWDGAKGRAQKVTGKSIGKITEADGFIPNANGLRLMQQMRSTADVAPTVKNYGAYELLQQLAPELNDKLKQHFPDIFREIRTIALLRLVGSICSDKMIQLLFLDSYMSTLCTDIAVSEASVRKFITLLGSLQEQADAFMRDQVMPANALLFDGTSIFTRSADSLAAKGYNPQHSRGTQARILYVFEKNSHKPVFYRVLQGSIVDKVAFMETVHAAGCKDCVIIADKGFYSKENLAALMNAGLQFILPLRKDTVNVEPAFYENTDDSKWDGVFTYNKRPIWFRKKPSGTKGNFIYTYRDDSRKAELVGQYVEKVEKFYGERTHEPKDVLKKIRMGYFSFCSNLDVSARDIYMNYKERWDIEQCFDYLKNSVSQSASHAHTDEYFRGWAFVNHISLLYYYGLLNALRNTKLDEQYSASDVLKLTKNIYLVDSGDNQGFKLSAIQKRTQRILDTLGIDLLRKN; this is encoded by the coding sequence ATGAGTATTCCGCAATCAATTAAACAATTTCGTCCAACTCAGTTTGGGGCGGTCGAAATTCGGTTTATCGGTAATTATTACTATGTGTATCAAGTCTCATCCAAGTGGGATGGCGCAAAGGGCAGAGCGCAGAAAGTCACGGGCAAAAGTATTGGTAAAATCACGGAAGCAGATGGGTTTATTCCAAATGCAAACGGACTTCGTTTGATGCAGCAAATGCGCAGCACTGCTGATGTCGCACCTACGGTAAAAAATTATGGTGCGTATGAGTTACTTCAGCAATTGGCACCGGAACTTAATGATAAACTCAAACAACATTTTCCCGATATCTTCAGAGAAATCCGTACGATAGCACTGCTGCGCTTGGTGGGTAGTATCTGCTCAGATAAAATGATTCAACTGCTGTTCCTTGATTCCTATATGAGTACCCTATGCACTGATATTGCTGTTTCCGAAGCTTCCGTACGAAAGTTCATTACGCTCCTTGGTTCGCTGCAGGAGCAAGCGGATGCCTTTATGAGGGATCAGGTAATGCCCGCAAACGCGCTTTTATTTGATGGCACATCAATCTTCACCCGTTCTGCCGATTCCCTTGCGGCAAAAGGATACAATCCTCAGCACAGCCGCGGCACACAGGCGAGAATCCTGTATGTCTTTGAGAAAAATTCACATAAACCGGTATTTTACCGCGTGTTACAGGGTTCAATTGTGGATAAAGTCGCTTTCATGGAAACAGTACATGCTGCCGGCTGTAAAGATTGCGTTATTATTGCGGATAAGGGCTTTTATTCCAAAGAAAATTTGGCGGCCCTTATGAATGCAGGTCTTCAGTTCATCTTGCCGCTTAGAAAAGATACCGTCAATGTTGAGCCTGCTTTTTATGAGAATACTGATGATAGCAAATGGGATGGTGTATTCACATATAACAAACGGCCTATCTGGTTTCGTAAAAAACCAAGCGGTACGAAAGGAAATTTTATCTACACCTATCGAGACGATTCTCGTAAGGCAGAATTGGTCGGTCAGTATGTAGAGAAAGTTGAAAAGTTTTATGGTGAGCGCACGCATGAGCCGAAAGATGTTTTAAAGAAAATCAGAATGGGCTATTTTTCTTTTTGCAGTAATCTTGATGTATCCGCGCGGGATATCTACATGAATTATAAAGAACGCTGGGATATTGAGCAATGTTTTGACTACCTGAAAAACAGTGTATCTCAGTCGGCATCACATGCACATACGGATGAGTACTTTCGCGGTTGGGCATTTGTTAATCACATCAGTCTTTTGTACTACTATGGATTGTTAAACGCACTGCGGAACACAAAACTTGATGAACAGTATTCGGCATCGGATGTTTTGAAGCTTACAAAGAATATCTACCTTGTTGACAGCGGCGATAATCAGGGCTTCAAGCTGTCAGCTATACAAAAGAGAACTCAACGTATCCTTGATACCCTTGGAATCGATCTATTACGTAAAAACTAA
- a CDS encoding IS256 family transposase yields the protein MAKKKEVYKVKPLTEKKKNIIAELINEYDIKTADDIQEALKDLLGGTIKSMMESEMDEHLGYGSYERSDNNNYRNGTKSKRVRSHYGEFAIDVPQDRESSFEPQIVKKRQKDISEIDQKIISMYARGLTTRQISEQIEEIYGFECSESFISDVTDKILQEIDDWQKRPLDEIYPIVVIDAVHFSVREDNRIRKLAAYVILGYSLAGKKDVISLEIGENESSKYWLGVLNGLKNRGVKDIMIICADGLSGIKEAIGAAFPETEYQRCIVHQVRNVLKYVSYKDRKAFAGDLKRIYLAPTEQDGYDALQEVRDIWDSKYPNAMKSWEQNWDVLTPIYKFSADVRKVIYTTNAIESLNSTYKKLNRQRAVFPSDMALLKALYLATLQATKKWTQPLREWGKVYGEFSIMYAGRMPI from the coding sequence ATGGCTAAGAAAAAAGAGGTTTACAAAGTAAAACCGCTAACGGAAAAGAAGAAAAATATCATTGCAGAATTAATCAACGAATACGATATAAAAACTGCAGATGATATCCAAGAGGCATTAAAAGATCTTCTTGGCGGAACTATTAAATCCATGATGGAATCTGAAATGGACGAACATCTCGGTTATGGAAGCTACGAGCGAAGTGACAACAATAACTATCGCAATGGAACAAAATCTAAACGAGTTCGCAGTCATTACGGCGAGTTTGCAATAGATGTTCCGCAAGATAGAGAGAGCTCCTTTGAACCTCAAATCGTAAAGAAAAGACAAAAGGACATTTCAGAAATCGACCAGAAGATAATCAGCATGTACGCTAGAGGCCTGACAACGAGACAAATATCTGAGCAAATAGAAGAGATATACGGATTTGAATGCAGTGAAAGCTTTATCTCTGATGTTACGGATAAAATACTCCAGGAGATAGATGACTGGCAAAAGCGACCATTGGACGAAATATATCCAATTGTAGTTATAGATGCAGTTCATTTTTCAGTTCGTGAAGATAACCGGATAAGGAAACTTGCCGCTTATGTAATCCTAGGATATTCTTTAGCTGGTAAAAAAGACGTCATCAGCCTTGAGATAGGCGAAAACGAGAGTAGCAAATATTGGTTAGGCGTATTGAATGGCCTAAAAAACCGTGGAGTAAAAGATATTATGATAATCTGTGCCGATGGTCTAAGTGGAATAAAAGAAGCCATCGGAGCAGCATTCCCGGAAACAGAATATCAAAGATGCATAGTACATCAAGTTAGGAACGTCCTCAAATACGTGTCATACAAGGACAGGAAAGCCTTTGCAGGAGATTTAAAAAGGATATATCTGGCACCGACTGAACAAGATGGGTATGATGCATTGCAAGAAGTTAGAGATATATGGGATAGTAAATATCCTAATGCAATGAAAAGCTGGGAACAAAATTGGGATGTACTTACACCTATCTACAAATTTTCAGCAGATGTGCGAAAGGTAATATATACAACCAATGCAATAGAAAGCTTAAATAGTACATACAAGAAACTAAATCGCCAGAGAGCGGTATTCCCAAGTGATATGGCTTTGCTCAAGGCATTGTATTTAGCCACTCTACAGGCCACGAAAAAATGGACTCAGCCATTGAGAGAATGGGGTAAAGTGTATGGCGAATTTTCGATAATGTATGCCGGTAGAATGCCTATTTAG
- a CDS encoding dicarboxylate/amino acid:cation symporter — MKIWLKYLIGIIIGVGFSFLASSENVFFAESAAFISNITILAGRYSLYPVLFFGFTVSIFELRENRGLFRIAILTVLIAAGFALLLSTIGLISVLVRQPARIPIFVEGISQIQQIGIKESILQLFPSSAFEAFVNGSYILPLCILGGFAGAGCAVDKAIAKPSLTLFDSLARVSYAVMVFFVDILSIGFIAVSAHWVIEFRAMLSSKIFIDFIILLFVNFIIIVGVIYPIIIKLVCRDINPYRVIYAAMAPCFAAFISGDANMTLSVLLRHSNESLGVRRRISSVTLPMFSVFGRAGTAMVITVSFIVILKSYSSLGVGFRNMFWLIGVASLFSFCLGRFSSGGAFIALTAICMLYGGGFESGYLILRPAAFYLGSIACALDALTALTGTYIIGYLSQMTMNKDLRFFI, encoded by the coding sequence ATGAAAATTTGGTTAAAATATCTTATCGGCATAATTATCGGTGTAGGTTTTTCATTTCTTGCTTCTTCGGAAAATGTTTTTTTTGCGGAATCGGCAGCTTTTATTTCAAATATAACAATTTTAGCGGGAAGATATTCTTTGTATCCTGTGTTATTCTTCGGGTTTACCGTCAGTATTTTTGAATTGCGTGAAAATAGAGGGCTTTTCAGAATTGCCATTCTTACCGTATTGATTGCAGCGGGATTTGCGTTACTTCTTTCCACAATCGGGCTTATTTCGGTTCTTGTGCGTCAGCCTGCTCGAATTCCTATTTTTGTGGAAGGTATTTCGCAAATTCAGCAAATAGGGATTAAAGAATCAATTTTGCAGCTTTTTCCCTCAAGTGCTTTTGAAGCTTTTGTTAATGGCTCTTATATTTTACCGCTTTGTATTTTGGGCGGTTTTGCCGGCGCAGGTTGTGCGGTTGATAAGGCAATTGCAAAACCTTCTTTAACTCTTTTTGATTCTCTTGCTCGAGTTTCATACGCGGTGATGGTTTTTTTTGTAGATATTCTTTCTATCGGATTTATTGCCGTGTCTGCACATTGGGTGATTGAGTTTCGTGCGATGCTGTCAAGCAAGATTTTTATTGATTTTATTATTTTGCTTTTTGTTAATTTTATCATCATTGTCGGGGTTATTTATCCGATTATTATTAAACTTGTTTGCCGCGATATAAATCCTTACCGCGTTATTTACGCCGCTATGGCACCATGTTTTGCAGCTTTTATTTCCGGAGATGCAAATATGACGTTGTCTGTTCTTTTACGCCATTCAAATGAGAGTCTTGGAGTGCGGCGGAGAATATCTTCAGTTACGCTTCCAATGTTTTCGGTTTTCGGCAGAGCGGGAACCGCAATGGTTATTACGGTAAGTTTTATTGTTATTTTGAAATCCTATTCCAGTTTAGGTGTCGGCTTTCGGAATATGTTTTGGCTCATCGGCGTTGCGTCTTTATTTTCTTTTTGTTTAGGGCGCTTTTCGTCAGGCGGTGCTTTTATCGCCCTTACCGCTATTTGTATGTTGTACGGCGGCGGTTTTGAATCAGGGTATTTGATTTTGCGCCCGGCAGCATTTTATTTAGGCTCAATAGCTTGCGCCCTTGATGCGTTGACCGCTTTAACCGGAACTTATATCATCGGATATCTCTCTCAAATGACAATGAACAAAGATTTGCGGTTTTTTATTTAG